One Streptomyces dangxiongensis genomic window, TGAAGTAGCGGGTCTCGATGGTGATCGCGGTCTCGAAGTCGACCTGGGAGCCCTCGACGGCGGCGGCCATGATGTTGCGCGGGGCCGGATAGGGGGCGCCGGCCGTCTGCTTGCGCAGACTGGCCGGGAACGCGGGCAGGTTGGCGGCGAACTTCGGGTGGGCCGGGGTGCCGCCGGGGATCTTGTGTCCGGGGACGTCCCAGGGCTGGTGCGACTCGGGGTGGGCGTCGATGAAGGCGCGGGCCTTGGCGAGCATCTCCTCCTCGGTCGCGGCCACCTCGTGGACGAGGCCGTTCTCCAGGGCGCGCCGCGGGGTGTACTGGGTGCCCTGGAGCAGCACCTTCAGCAGGGCGTCCGTGATGCCCATCAGCCGTACCGTGCGGGTGACGCCGCCGCCCGCGGGCAGCAGGCCGAGGGTGACCTCGGGCAGGCCGATCCGGGAGCCGGGGGCGTCCAGGGCGATGCGGTGGTGGGAGGCGAGCGCGATCTCGTAGCCGCCGCCGAGGGCCGCGCCGTTGATGGCGGCGACGACCGGCTTGCCGAGGGTCTCGATGCGGCGCAGCGCGTTCTTGATCTCGGTCGCGGTGTCGAAGACCTGCTGGGCGTCCTCGGGGCGGGCCTTGATCATGTCCTTGAGGTCGCCGCCCGCGAAGAAGGTCTTCTTGGCGGAGGTGTAGATGATGCCGCGGATGGAGTCCTGCTCGGCCTCCGCGCGCGCGGCGATCGCCGTGACGGAGGCCCGGAAGGCCTGGTTCATGGTGTTCGCGGACTGGTCCGGGTCGTCCAGGACGAGGGTGACGACACCGGTGTCGTCCTGCTCCCAGCGGATGGTGGTGCTCTCGGTCATGACAGTCGTCTCCGTTGAAGTCGCTTGGTTCCGCAGGGAGTTCAGACGCGCTCGACGATGGTGGCGACGCCCATGCCGCCGCCCACGCAGAGCGTGGCGAGGCCGTAGCGCTTGTCCTGGCGCTCCAGTTCGTCGATGAGCGAGCCGAGGATCATCGCGCCGGTGGCGCCGAGCGGGTGGCCGAGGGCGATGGCGCCGCCGTTGACGTTGACCTTGTCCAGGGACAGGCCCATGTCCCGCACGAAGCGCAGCACGACCGCGGCGAACGCCTCGTTGATCTCGACCAGGTCGATGTCGTCGATGGTGAGGCCGGCCTTGGCCAGGGCCTTGCGGGTGGCGGGGGCGGGGCCGGTGAGCATGATGGTGGGCTCGGAGCCGGAGACGGCCGCGGCGACGATCCGGGCGCGGGGGGTGAGGCCGTGGCGCTCGCCGACCTCCCTGGAGCCGACCGCGACGAGCGAGGCTCCGTCCACGATGCCGGAGGAGTTGCCTGCGTGGTGGACGTGGTCGATCTTCTCCACCCGGTGGTACTTCTGCAGCGCGACGGCGTCGAAGCCGCCCAGCTCGCCGATGTCCGCGAAGGACGGCTTCAACTTGGCGAGGGAGTCGGCGGTGGTGCCGGGGCGCATGTGCTCGTCGTGGTCCAGGACGACCAGTCCGTTGCGGTCCCGGACGGGCACCACCGAGCGGTCGAAGCGCCCTTCCTTCCAGGCGGTGGCGGCGCGCTCCTGGGACAGGGCCGCGTACTCGTCGACGTCGCGGCGGGAGAAGCCCTCGATGGTGGCGATCAGGTCGGCGCTGATGCCCTGCGGCACGAAGTTGACGGCGAGGTTGGTCATCGGGTCGTTGAACCAGGCGCCGCCGTCGGAGGCCATCGGGACGCGGGACATGGACTCGACACCGCCCGCGAGGACCAGGTCCTCCCAGCCCGAGCGGATCTTGGCGGCGGCCAGGTTGACGGACTCCAGGCCGGAGGCACAGAAGCGGTTCTCCTGGACGCCCGCGACCGTGTCCGGCAGTCCGGCGGCGATGGCGGCGATCCGGGCGATGTCGGCGCCCTGGTCGCCGACGGGTCCGACGACACCGAGCACGATGTCGTCGATCGCGGCGGGGTCCAGGCCCGGGAAGCGGTCGCGGATCTCGTGGATGAGGCCGACGACCAGGTCGATGGGCTTCGTGCCGTGCAGGGCGCCGTTCGCCTTGCCGCGCCCGCGCGGGGTGCGGATCGCGTCGTACACGTACGCTTCGGTGCTCACTGGTGTGCCTTTCGGGAGGGTGGGGCCGAGCGGGTGGGCGGGGTCAGCCGCCGTCGGTGACCAGGTCGTCGGTCGGGCGTGCGGGTATGCCCCAGTCCCGGGCGACCGTCTCCGTGTCCGCGCCGGGCCGGGCGGGGCCGCGGCGGACGGTGGTGGGCGTCGCGGAGAAACGGGGCGCGGGGGCGGGCTGGGTGACGCCGTCGTTGTCGGTGAAGGTGCCGCGGGCGGCCAGATGCGGGTGGTGCGGGGCCTCGCGCAGGGTCAGTACGGGCGCCACACAGGCGTCGGAGCCCTCGAAGACGGCGGTCCACTCGGCCCGGGTACGGGACCTGAAACGGGCGGCGATCCGTTCGCGCAGCTCCTCCCAGCGGGCCGGGTCCGTGCGGGCGGACGCCGGGTCGTCCAGGCCGAGCAGGTGCAGGAACTCGTCGTAGAACTTCTCCTCCAGGGCGCCGACCGCCATGTGGCCGCCGTCGGCGGTCTCGTAGGTGCCGTAGTAGGGGCAGCCGCCGTCGAGCAGGTTGGCGGCGCGCCGGTCCTGCCAGCCGCCGGCGGCGAGCATGCCGTGGATCATCGCGGACAGGTGGGCCGTGCCGTCGACGATGGCGGCGTCGACCACCTGGCCGGTGCCGGTCGCGCGGGCGTGGTGCAGGGCGGCGAGGACGCCGACGACCAGGTAGAGGGAGCCGCCCGCGTAGTCCCCGAGAAGGTTGGCGGGGACGGCCGGGGGTTCGCCGGGGCGGCCGATCATGCCGAGGGTGCCGGTGAGCGCGATGTAGGCGATGTCGTGGCCCGCGCGCCGGGCGAGGGGCCCGTCCTGGCCCCAGCCGGTCATGCGGCCGTAGACGAGGCGGGGGTTGCGGGCGTGGCAGTCCACGGGGCCGATGCCGAGCCGCTCGGCGACGCCCGGGCGGTAGCCCTCGACGAGGACGTCGGCCCGCTCGACGAGGTCCAGGACGCGCGCGGGGCCGTCCGGTGCCTTCAGGTCGATCACGACCGAGCGCTTGTTGCGGTTGGTGACGTCGTATGCGGGGTCGATGGCGAGGCCGGGGCCGCCCGGGCGGTCCACCCGGACCACGTCGGCACCCAGGTCGGCCAGCAGCATGGCGGCGAACGGGCCCGGTCCGATGCCGGCCAGCTCGACCACGCGCACGCCGCGGAGCGGGCCGGCGTCCGGCATCGGCGTCCCTGCCGTTGTCATGCGACCAGCTCCCCGTGCGTGTGTGACAGAACTGATGTAACACCGATGATGCTAAGAACGCGTTCCACCGGGCACAAGACCTGAACGAGCAAGCGCTTAGCGGAGTGCCCGTCCCACCGCGCATCACCCGGGAGAGTGACGGGTACCCCCCGGTGCCCCCCGCGCGCCCGCACCTCCCGGGTTACGGGTGGCGCGTGCCGGCCCGTACCGCGCGGCGCCCCGGGCGACCGGCCCGCGGCTCTCCTGCGGAGGCGCGGGCGGGTGCTTCCTCCCGCTTCTTCGGGGCATTCCCGGCCACCGTCATCGCTTCCTCCGGGTGACGTGTCGGACACCGCACTCCTCACGCTAGCCTCAGCCACCGACAGTGGCGCGGGCTGCACGACGGGCTGCACGAACCGAGGGGTGTCATGAGCAGGCTGAACAGGACGGACCGTCCCTACGACCTCGTGCTCTTCGGAGCCACGGGCTTCGTCGGCACGCTCACGGCGCGGTATCTCGCCGCGCACGCGCCGAAGGACCTGCGCTGGGCGATCGCCGGCCGCGACGAACGCCGGCTGGAGGAGCTGCGCGATCGGCTGCCCGGCGGCGCGGACGCCGGCATGCTGCGGGCCGACGTGAACGAACCGGCCACCCTGCGCGCCCTCGCCGAGCACGCGCGCGTGGTCGCCACGACCGTGGGGCCGTACGTGCTGCACGGTGCGGAACTCGTCGCCGCCTGCGCCGACACGGGGGCGGACTACCTGGACCTCACGGGTGAGCCGGAGTTCGTCGACCTGATGTACGTCCGGCACGACGCACGCGCGCGCGAGACGGGCGCACGTCTCGTGCACGCCTGCGGGTTCGAC contains:
- a CDS encoding acetyl-CoA C-acetyltransferase; protein product: MSTEAYVYDAIRTPRGRGKANGALHGTKPIDLVVGLIHEIRDRFPGLDPAAIDDIVLGVVGPVGDQGADIARIAAIAAGLPDTVAGVQENRFCASGLESVNLAAAKIRSGWEDLVLAGGVESMSRVPMASDGGAWFNDPMTNLAVNFVPQGISADLIATIEGFSRRDVDEYAALSQERAATAWKEGRFDRSVVPVRDRNGLVVLDHDEHMRPGTTADSLAKLKPSFADIGELGGFDAVALQKYHRVEKIDHVHHAGNSSGIVDGASLVAVGSREVGERHGLTPRARIVAAAVSGSEPTIMLTGPAPATRKALAKAGLTIDDIDLVEINEAFAAVVLRFVRDMGLSLDKVNVNGGAIALGHPLGATGAMILGSLIDELERQDKRYGLATLCVGGGMGVATIVERV
- a CDS encoding CaiB/BaiF CoA transferase family protein, whose amino-acid sequence is MTTAGTPMPDAGPLRGVRVVELAGIGPGPFAAMLLADLGADVVRVDRPGGPGLAIDPAYDVTNRNKRSVVIDLKAPDGPARVLDLVERADVLVEGYRPGVAERLGIGPVDCHARNPRLVYGRMTGWGQDGPLARRAGHDIAYIALTGTLGMIGRPGEPPAVPANLLGDYAGGSLYLVVGVLAALHHARATGTGQVVDAAIVDGTAHLSAMIHGMLAAGGWQDRRAANLLDGGCPYYGTYETADGGHMAVGALEEKFYDEFLHLLGLDDPASARTDPARWEELRERIAARFRSRTRAEWTAVFEGSDACVAPVLTLREAPHHPHLAARGTFTDNDGVTQPAPAPRFSATPTTVRRGPARPGADTETVARDWGIPARPTDDLVTDGG